The nucleotide sequence GCGCATCGCCGGAGCCGACCCGCACGGCACCACCGCCTACCTGCTCGGCGCCCGCGCCGCGTTCGGCACCGGCCTCTCCCGGCCGGAGAGCCTGCTCTTCGCCACCGTCACCACCGCCGTCTTCCTCACCCTGCTCGCCTCCGTGGCGAGCATGACGCTCGCCTGCGCCAACGCCCTCGCCCACGACCTGACGGCCTCCCGCCCCACCCCGCTGTCACCGGCGCGCGAACTCACCCTCGCCCGCTCGTGCGCCCTGCTGGTGGGCATCCCCGTCATCCTGGTGGCGGCCCTCGCCCAGCACCGCAGCCTCCAGCCCCTGGCGACCCTCTCCTTCACACTCGGCGCCTCGGCCATCGCGCCCGCGCTCCTCTACACCCTCTTCTGGCGCCGCTACACCCGGAAGGGCCTGCTCGCCACGCTCATCGTCGGCTCCCTCACCGTCCTGGCCCTCACCCCGGGCACCACCCTCGTCTCCGGAACCCCCCTGTCCGCCTTCCCCGAGGCCGACTTCGACTGGTTCCCGTACAACACACCCGCCCTCGCCTCCATCCCCGCGGGCTTCCTCGCCGGCTGGCTCACCACCCTGCTCTCCGGGAGGAAATCCGCCGACCGGGAACGCACGCGCTACGAATCCGCCGAACGCCACCTCCTGACGGGACCGCCACCACATGACCGGACGCCGTGAGACCGGGGGTGCCGGATGAGCCGGATGTGCCAGGCTTCCGGAAAGGGGAGGTGCTGAAGTGCACGGAGACAGGGTTGTGCTGAGGCCGGTGACCGGGGACGACACCGAGGTCCTCGACAGGATCGTGCGGGAACCGGAGGTCGCCGTCTGGTGGCCCCCTCCGGACACTTACGAGGGCATGCTCGCCGTCGTACTCGGCGAAGCCGTCATCGGCGCCGTCCAGTCCGACGAGAAGACCGACCCCGACTACCGCCACGCCGGCATCGACATCTTCCTGACGGCACGCCATCACGGCCAGGGACTCGGCACCGACGCGGTGCGCACACTGGCCCGCTGGCTGGTGACCGAACGCGGCCACCACCGGCTGACCATCGACCCCGCCGCGGCCAACACCGCGGCGATCCGCTGTTACGGCAAGGTCGGGTTCAGACCTGTGGGAGTCATGCGGGCCTACGAACTCGACCACCGCACCGGCCTCTGGCGCGACGGACTGCTGATGGACCTGCTCGCAGGCGAACTCACCTGATTCCTGTGGTCACCGGCGGGTGGACCCGCGCTGCGGGCGGTGGACGCCGGTGCCGAGGACGACCCCCACGGGGCAGGTACGCTAAGGCAGTTGCAGCGGCCTACCCCACTTCCCGTGTTCTCGCGGTGAGTCATGTCCTGCGGCGATCAAGGCGTCTTCGGGCATGAGGAAGAGACACGGTGCTGATAGCGGGCCGATACCAACTGCGGGACGTCATCGGACGGGGAGCGATGGGCGAGGTCTGGCGCGCCTTCGACGAGACACTGGGCAGACCGGTCGCCGTGAAGCTGATGCTCACCCAGCAGGCCGACCCCACCGCGGTCTCCCGCTTCCGGCTGGAGGCGCAGACCGCCGGACGTCTCAACCACCCGTACGTGGTCGGTGTCCGTGACTTCGGCGAGTACGACAACCGCCTGTTCCTGGTGATGGACCTCATCGAGGGCGACAGTCTCGCCGGAGCGCTCACCACTCAGGGAGCCTTCCCCGCCGAGCGGGTCGCCCGGGTCGCCGCCGAGGCCGCGGGCGGGCTCGCCGCCGCCCACCGGCAGGGCATCGTGCACCGGGACATCAAGCCCGCCAACCTCCTGCTGGACTCCGACGGCACCCTGAAGATAGGCGACTTCGGCATCGCCCGCTTCCTGGACGACCCCGGCAACGCCCTCACCGCCGCCGGCCAGATCGTCGGCACCAGCCTCTACCTCGCGCCCGAACGCGCCCTGGGCCGCCCGGCCGGCGCGGCCTCCGACGTATACTCCCTGGGCTGCGTGCTCTACCAACTCCTCACCG is from Streptomyces seoulensis and encodes:
- the aac(6') gene encoding aminoglycoside 6'-N-acetyltransferase, which gives rise to MHGDRVVLRPVTGDDTEVLDRIVREPEVAVWWPPPDTYEGMLAVVLGEAVIGAVQSDEKTDPDYRHAGIDIFLTARHHGQGLGTDAVRTLARWLVTERGHHRLTIDPAAANTAAIRCYGKVGFRPVGVMRAYELDHRTGLWRDGLLMDLLAGELT